A portion of the Corynebacterium occultum genome contains these proteins:
- a CDS encoding prepilin peptidase codes for MIGSAVGAANIPGVLIDAAHSAASMSTPFLLLGLGCTTWAIALCVVDLRQRRLPDALTLPAIPLAWGLALLWQPTAVLGGVGWALFLLLIGIWLGGVGGGDIKLAASLGTGVVLGAGFGTLPWVMAGAAGIAALIMLLSRRESLPFGPAMLLAAGLGILS; via the coding sequence ATGATCGGGTCAGCCGTGGGGGCGGCGAATATTCCGGGCGTGCTCATCGATGCCGCGCACAGCGCAGCTTCAATGAGCACGCCCTTCCTCTTGCTCGGGTTGGGCTGCACCACCTGGGCCATCGCGCTCTGTGTAGTGGATTTGCGGCAGCGGCGGTTGCCGGATGCACTGACCCTGCCGGCTATTCCACTGGCATGGGGGTTGGCACTGCTGTGGCAGCCCACGGCGGTCCTGGGTGGGGTCGGGTGGGCCCTGTTTCTGCTGTTGATCGGGATCTGGCTGGGTGGGGTCGGCGGGGGAGACATCAAATTGGCTGCCTCGCTGGGCACCGGTGTGGTGCTCGGTGCGGGCTTTGGCACCCTGCCCTGGGTGATGGCCGGGGCAGCGGGGATTGCCGCACTGATCATGCTGCTCAGCCGTCGGGAGAGCCTGCCCTTCGGGCCAGCGATGCTGCTGGCTGCGGGACTCGGGATTCTCTCCTGA
- a CDS encoding shikimate dehydrogenase → MSGISHRAAVLGSPIEHSRSPLLHNAGYRELGLDDWEYGRFECTAEQLPERVSGLGDSYVGFSVTMPAKFAALEFADEVSDRAHQIGSANTLVRTSSGWRADNTDCDGIAGALRELLAAKSPAGMHALVLGGGGTARPALWTLANEGVAKLTVLNRSDKRAELAPLATAHGAEFEMGDFSGDLEKIALSADLIVSTLPAGVLAGMERQLAHAPVFDVLYEPWPTPLTVQAAANGHRSVGGHVMLAHQAYGQFEQFTGIAAPREAMWQALEKSLS, encoded by the coding sequence ATGAGCGGGATCAGCCACCGTGCCGCTGTACTCGGCTCGCCGATCGAACATTCCCGTTCCCCGCTGCTGCACAACGCCGGTTACCGTGAGCTCGGCCTGGATGACTGGGAGTATGGCCGTTTCGAGTGCACCGCGGAGCAGCTGCCCGAGCGGGTTTCCGGGCTGGGTGACAGCTACGTGGGTTTCTCGGTGACCATGCCCGCCAAGTTCGCGGCCCTGGAATTCGCCGATGAGGTCAGCGATCGGGCCCACCAGATCGGTTCCGCCAACACCCTGGTGCGTACCAGCTCAGGTTGGCGGGCGGATAACACCGACTGTGATGGCATTGCCGGTGCCCTGCGGGAACTGCTGGCCGCTAAGTCCCCGGCGGGGATGCATGCCCTGGTGCTCGGTGGGGGCGGCACTGCCCGCCCGGCACTGTGGACCCTGGCCAACGAGGGTGTGGCAAAGCTGACGGTGCTCAACCGTTCCGACAAGCGCGCCGAGCTGGCACCCCTGGCCACCGCACATGGTGCCGAGTTCGAGATGGGGGACTTCTCCGGGGACCTGGAGAAGATCGCACTCTCCGCGGACCTGATCGTCTCTACTCTGCCCGCCGGGGTGCTGGCGGGGATGGAACGTCAGCTGGCACACGCCCCGGTCTTCGATGTGCTCTATGAGCCCTGGCCCACACCCCTGACGGTGCAGGCCGCCGCCAATGGCCACCGCAGTGTCGGTGGCCATGTGATGCTCGCACATCAGGCCTATGGCCAATTTGAGCAGTTCACCGGCATTGCAGCTCCCCGTGAGGCGATGTGGCAGGCACTGGAGAAGTCTTTGAGCTAA
- the mltG gene encoding endolytic transglycosylase MltG: MTQKVKRAANGRRMENKFVKRRQRGLAVLIAALVLLIGGVIYIGVRVSSGENGTSVSATDYEGTGNGEVQLVEIPEGSSLSALGPQLEERDIVKSDAAFQTAAASNPDASNVQPGFYRLQGQMSAVEAVRALLDPANRTELLDIHGGATLLDVNVIGGATRLGVYSQISALTQDGLGNPTVTAEQLEQVAANTPPEQLGVPEWALEAVNARGNDPKRLEGLIVPGQYVINPELSAAEILTDLVTRSTQNYNDSGIVDRAAALQLSPYELLTAASLVEREAPAGEFDKVARVILNRLAEPMRLEFDSTVNYGLESVEVATTDEDRARVTPWNTYAKDGLPDTPIAAASMEAIEAMENPAEGDWLFFVTISQDGTTVFNNNFEDHVRDTQQALDNGVLDSQR, encoded by the coding sequence ATGACCCAGAAAGTAAAGCGTGCGGCCAATGGACGGCGAATGGAAAACAAGTTCGTCAAACGCCGCCAACGTGGCCTGGCGGTGCTCATCGCCGCACTGGTGCTGCTCATCGGCGGGGTGATCTACATCGGCGTCCGGGTCTCCAGTGGGGAGAACGGAACCTCCGTCTCCGCCACCGACTATGAGGGCACCGGCAACGGTGAGGTGCAGCTGGTGGAGATCCCCGAGGGTTCCTCACTTTCGGCGCTCGGCCCCCAGCTGGAGGAGCGTGACATCGTCAAATCCGATGCCGCCTTCCAGACTGCAGCCGCCTCCAACCCGGATGCCTCCAATGTGCAGCCCGGTTTCTACCGGTTGCAGGGCCAGATGAGCGCGGTGGAGGCGGTCCGGGCACTCTTGGATCCGGCCAACCGCACTGAACTACTCGATATTCACGGGGGTGCGACCCTGTTGGATGTCAATGTCATCGGCGGGGCAACCCGACTGGGTGTCTACTCCCAGATCTCTGCCCTGACCCAGGATGGACTGGGCAACCCCACGGTCACCGCGGAACAGCTGGAGCAGGTTGCGGCGAACACCCCGCCGGAGCAGCTGGGTGTTCCGGAGTGGGCCCTGGAGGCGGTCAACGCTCGCGGCAATGACCCTAAACGCCTGGAGGGCCTGATCGTGCCCGGACAGTATGTGATCAACCCGGAACTCAGCGCAGCGGAGATTCTCACTGACCTGGTCACCCGTTCCACCCAGAACTACAATGACAGTGGCATCGTCGACCGGGCGGCAGCCCTGCAGCTGAGCCCCTATGAGCTGCTCACCGCCGCCTCCCTGGTGGAACGTGAGGCACCGGCTGGGGAATTCGACAAGGTAGCCCGGGTGATCCTGAACCGCCTGGCAGAGCCGATGCGCCTGGAGTTCGACTCCACCGTCAACTACGGCCTGGAGTCGGTGGAGGTCGCCACCACTGATGAGGACCGTGCCAGGGTGACCCCCTGGAACACCTACGCCAAGGATGGGCTACCGGACACCCCGATCGCCGCGGCTTCCATGGAGGCGATTGAGGCGATGGAGAACCCGGCGGAGGGTGACTGGCTCTTCTTCGTCACCATCAGTCAGGATGGCACCACCGTTTTCAACAATAATTTTGAGGATCACGTGCGAGACACTCAGCAGGCACTGGACAACGGTGTTCTGGATTCGCAACGATGA
- the ruvX gene encoding Holliday junction resolvase RuvX yields MKVTPDVPGVNDPGPGRRLGIDVGTVRIGVASSDRNATLATPVETIPRVTGFKGRDGADIDRLIELIEEYRAVEVVLGLPRDLKGDGSHSVKHAKEIAFRIRRRLNNPDSALSNVAVRLGDERLTTVVALRAMRESGVGEKEGRKFIDQAAAVEILQTWLDTRANHLAQNSLTPQATPDTPQPEQTSTPETGSDKSSTEQRPVTPGPENQNGTL; encoded by the coding sequence ATGAAGGTCACCCCGGATGTCCCAGGTGTCAATGATCCCGGTCCTGGCCGAAGGCTCGGCATTGATGTCGGCACCGTCCGTATCGGAGTCGCCTCCTCAGACCGTAATGCGACACTGGCAACCCCGGTGGAGACCATTCCCCGGGTGACCGGCTTCAAGGGCAGGGACGGTGCAGATATCGACCGACTCATTGAACTCATCGAGGAATACCGGGCGGTGGAGGTGGTTCTGGGCCTGCCCCGTGACCTCAAGGGGGATGGCTCCCACAGCGTCAAGCATGCCAAGGAGATCGCCTTTCGGATCCGGCGCCGCCTCAACAACCCGGATAGTGCCTTGAGCAATGTCGCGGTCCGGCTCGGCGATGAGCGGCTGACCACCGTGGTGGCCCTTCGGGCGATGCGAGAGTCTGGAGTGGGGGAGAAGGAAGGCCGGAAATTCATCGACCAGGCCGCCGCCGTGGAAATTCTGCAGACCTGGCTCGATACCCGTGCCAACCATCTCGCCCAGAATTCCCTGACGCCCCAGGCAACCCCGGATACCCCGCAGCCAGAACAAACCAGCACCCCTGAGACCGGCTCAGATAAGAGCAGCACCGAGCAGCGCCCTGTGACACCGGGGCCTGAGAACCAGAATGGAACGCTATGA